A genomic region of Roseateles amylovorans contains the following coding sequences:
- a CDS encoding sulfite exporter TauE/SafE family protein, whose amino-acid sequence MDYLLFGLCAGVAAYVQTLTGFAFALVLLGLTASLQLGPVGCSADAASLLVLLNVAAYLRHHPVTPAWRVVLPALPSSAIGVAAGLLLLHWLSAQAGRHLAAALGVTIMVCAGLMLIPRRAKETPSGPLGYAVAGACSGLLGGLFSAAGPPLVLHMYRQPLPVQVVQQCLMLATAFNSALRLLMVAGTGHLSTEALWLALAAAPMVLIVHAVHRRYPPPLNAQHIRRLAALLLGGAGLLLALRA is encoded by the coding sequence ATGGATTACCTCTTATTCGGCCTTTGCGCCGGCGTGGCGGCCTATGTGCAGACGCTCACCGGCTTTGCCTTTGCGCTGGTGCTGCTCGGGCTGACGGCCTCGCTGCAGCTCGGGCCTGTGGGCTGCTCAGCGGATGCGGCCAGCTTGCTGGTGCTGTTGAATGTCGCGGCCTACCTGCGGCATCACCCGGTGACGCCCGCGTGGCGCGTGGTGCTGCCGGCGCTGCCCAGCAGTGCCATCGGCGTGGCCGCCGGCCTGCTGTTGTTGCACTGGTTGAGTGCACAGGCCGGTCGTCATCTGGCGGCGGCGCTGGGGGTGACCATCATGGTGTGTGCCGGCCTGATGCTGATTCCGCGCCGAGCGAAGGAAACGCCGTCTGGTCCGTTGGGCTATGCGGTGGCCGGCGCCTGTTCGGGGCTGCTGGGCGGGCTCTTCTCGGCGGCCGGGCCGCCGCTGGTGCTGCACATGTATCGACAGCCCTTGCCCGTGCAGGTGGTTCAGCAGTGCCTGATGCTGGCCACTGCCTTCAACAGCGCGTTGAGGCTGCTGATGGTGGCGGGCACCGGGCATCTGTCCACCGAGGCACTCTGGCTGGCTCTCGCGGCGGCGCCGATGGTGCTGATCGTCCATGCGGTGCATCGGCGCTATCCGCCGCCCCTGAATGCGCAGCATATTCGTCGATTGGCCGCGCTGCTGCTCGGCGGTGCGGGCCTCTTGCTGGCGCTGCGCGCCTGA
- the cysC gene encoding adenylyl-sulfate kinase, producing the protein MRFPHIAQQFTHNGWGADVMGHPNGSESRAALEASVSFGRDIFKHRGCVAAPDRAHLLGQRPSTIWFTGLSGAGKSTLAYEMERRLLAQRHLSYVLDGDNLRHHLNSDLGFSAHERRENIRRTAEVASLMNEAGLIVFSALISPSREDRCMARAIIGDSRFLEVHMSADVGVCESRDPKGLYLKARAGLIPQFTGITSPYDEPEAPTLRIDTGRMTLDQAADELMTLLRTSGVLQ; encoded by the coding sequence TTGCGCTTTCCTCATATCGCGCAACAATTTACTCATAACGGCTGGGGGGCAGATGTCATGGGTCATCCAAACGGCAGTGAAAGTCGCGCAGCGCTTGAAGCGTCTGTCTCGTTCGGCAGAGACATCTTCAAACACCGAGGCTGCGTCGCAGCCCCCGACCGAGCGCACCTCCTGGGACAGCGCCCCTCGACGATCTGGTTCACCGGCCTGAGCGGCGCCGGCAAATCCACCCTGGCCTATGAAATGGAGCGCCGCCTACTGGCGCAGAGACACCTGAGCTATGTGCTCGATGGCGACAACCTGCGGCACCACCTCAACAGTGACCTCGGATTCAGCGCCCACGAGCGGCGAGAGAACATTCGCCGCACCGCCGAAGTCGCCTCATTGATGAATGAAGCGGGGCTGATTGTCTTCAGTGCCCTGATCTCGCCGAGCCGCGAAGACCGGTGCATGGCGCGCGCCATCATCGGCGACTCCCGCTTTCTGGAAGTGCACATGAGCGCGGATGTGGGGGTCTGCGAATCACGCGACCCGAAAGGGCTCTATCTGAAAGCGCGAGCAGGCCTGATTCCGCAATTCACCGGCATCACCTCGCCTTATGACGAACCGGAAGCGCCCACCTTGCGCATCGACACCGGGCGAATGACCCTGGATCAGGCCGCAGACGAATTGATGACATTGCTTCGGACCTCGGGCGTCCTGCAATAA